The following proteins are encoded in a genomic region of Saccharomyces mikatae IFO 1815 strain IFO1815 genome assembly, chromosome: 9:
- the EGH1 gene encoding hydrolase (similar to Saccharomyces cerevisiae YIR007W; ancestral locus Anc_7.172), which produces MPAKIHISANGEFCDEDGSVIQLRGVNLDPSVKIPAKPFLSTHAPISDSTFFDDADKVSFINHPLIPEDIEQHIIRLKSLGYNTIRFPFTWESLEHAGPGQYDFDYMDYVIEVLTKINSAQQGMYVYLDPHQDVWSRFSGGSGAPLWTLYCAGFQPANFLATEAAILHNYYIDPKTGREVDKDEESYLKMVWPTNYFKLACQTMFTLFFGGKQFAPKCIINGKNIQDYLQGKFNDAIMALCKRIKDKAPELFESNCVIGLESINEPNCGYIGETNLDAIPKERDLKLGRTPTAFQSFLLGEGIECTVDQYKKTFFGFSKGKPCTVNPKGKKAWLSAQERDMIDAKYNWERNPEWKPNTCIWKLHGVWETQENKSPVLLKPNYFSQIDETIFINNHFVEYYTGIYKKFRAFDKELFIIIQPPVMKPPPNLQNSEILDNRTICACHFYDGMTLMYKTWNKRIGIDTYGLVNKKYLNPAFAVVLGENNIRKCIRKQLSEMQKDAKAMLGKKVPVFFTEIGIPFDMDDKKAYITNDYSSQTAALDALGFALEGSNLSYSLWCYCSINSHAWGDNWNNEDFSIWSPDDKPLYHNTQSKTPTREPSPASTAVSVSTPKSKSSSLSQPPSFIKPHGKLELDSPSCTLEIDLSGFRALDAIMRPFPIKIHGTFEFAEFNLHNKSYLLKIIGKTTPERTTVPTYIFVPRHHFTPSHLSIRSSSGHYTYNANYQVLEWFHESGYQFIEICVKSRSRCSTPGSDDSNDLPAECIIS; this is translated from the coding sequence ATGCCTGCCAAAATACATATTTCTGCAAACGGTGAGTTTTGTGATGAAGATGGTAGTGTGATTCAATTGCGAGGGGTCAACCTGGACCCCTCGGTTAAAATTCCTGCCAAGCCATTTTTATCGACTCACGCTCCCATATCAGATAGTACATTTTTTGACGATGCTGATAAAGTCAGCTTCATTAATCACCCCTTAATTCCTGAAGATATCGAACAGCATATCATAAGATTGAAGTCTTTGGGTTACAATACTATCCGGTTTCCATTTACTTGGGAATCGCTCGAACACGCTGGCCCAGGACAATACGATTTTGACTATATGGACTATGTTATCGAGGTATTAACCAAAATTAACAGCGCACAACAAGGCATGTACGTTTATTTGGATCCTCACCAAGATGTGTGGTCTAGGTTTAGTGGAGGATCCGGAGCACCGCTATGGACTTTATACTGTGCAGGTTTTCAACCTGCAAACTTCCTTGCCACTGAAGCagcaattctacataacTATTATATTGACCCAAAGACAGGGAGAGAAGTCGACAAAGACGAAGAGTCATATCTTAAGATGGTTTGGCCCACGAACTATTTTAAGTTGGCATGCCAAACAATGTTCACGTTGTTCTTTGGTGGGAAGCAATTCGCTCCCAAATGCATAATCAATGGAAAAAACATCCAAGATTATTTACAAGGAAAGTTTAATGATGCGATCATGGCGTTGTGCAAGAGAATAAAGGACAAGGCTCCCGAATTATTTGAAAGCAATTGTGTCATCGGATTAGAGTCTATAAACGAACCAAACTGTGGTTATATTGGTGAAACAAATCTTGATGCGATCCCGAAAGAGAGAGACCTGAAACTGGGTCGAACACCAACGGCATTCCAGAGCTTTCTACTAGGTGAAGGTATTGAATGTACCGTAGACCAATAcaagaaaacattttttgGGTTTTCTAAGGGGAAGCCGTGTACGGTCAATCCCAAAGGTAAAAAAGCTTGGTTGAGTGCTCAAGAAAGAGATATGATAGATGCGAAATATAACTGGGAAAGAAATCCTGAATGGAAACCAAACACTTGTATATGGAAGCTTCATGGTGTTTGGGAAACTcaggaaaataaaagccCCGTATTGCTCAAGCCCAATTACTTCAGCCAAATTGATGAAACGATATTTATAAACAATCATTTTGTTGAGTACTATACTGGGATATATAAAAAGTTCAGGGcttttgataaagaattatttataataatacaaCCACCGGTAATGAAACCACCACCCAACTTACAGAATTCTGAAATTTTGGATAATAGAACAATCTGCGCATGTCATTTTTATGATGGCATGACTCTAATGTATAAAACATGGAATAAACGAATCGGTATAGACACGTATGGCCtggtaaacaaaaaatacttaAATCCTGCGTTTGCTGTGGTGCTTGGCGAAAACAACATACGGAAATGCATCAGGAAGCAATTATCAGAAATGCAAAAGGACGCTAAAGCTATGCTTGGTAAAAAGGTGCCCGTATTTTTCACCGAAATTGGCATACCATTTGACATGGACGACAAGAAGGCATATATTACGAATGATTATTCTTCCCAGACCGCTGCTTTGGATGCTCTTGGGTTTGCACTGGAAGGAAGCAATCTTTCTTACAGTTTATGGTGTTACTGCAGTATTAATTCACATGCATGGGGTGACAATTGgaataatgaagatttttctatttggTCACCAGATGACAAACCACTGTACCATAATACTCAATCAAAAACTCCGACACGAGAACCATCTCCAGCTTCTACCGCTGTTTCAGTATCCACCCCCAAATCGAAGTCGAGTTCTCTTTCACAGCCGCCAAGTTTCATAAAGCCACATGGTAAACTAGAATTAGATAGCCCATCATGTACTTTAGAGATCGACTTATCAGGGTTTAGAGCTCTTGATGCTATAATGAGACCATTTCCCATAAAAATACATGGAACATTTGAGTTTGCCGAGTTTAACTTACATAACAAATCTTACCTTCTAAAAATAATTGGTAAAACAACACCTGAACGGACAACAGTCCCTACATATATTTTTGTACCACGCCACCACTTCACGCCAAGTCATTTGTCAATCCGTTCATCTTCAGGTCATTACACTTATAACGCGAACTACCAGGTTCTTGAATGGTTCCACGAGTCTGGTTATCAGTTCATTGAAATATGTGTAAAATCCAGGTCAAGGTGCAGTACACCTGGGAGTGACGATTCCAACGACTTGCCAGCGGAATGTATTATCAGCTAA
- the PRI1 gene encoding DNA primase subunit PRI1 (similar to Saccharomyces cerevisiae PRI1 (YIR008C); ancestral locus Anc_7.171) — MTDSIKANGPSSSDMEYYYKSLYPFKHIFNWLNHSPKPSRDMINREFAMAFRSGAYKRYNSFNSVQEFKAQIERANPDRFEIGAIYNKPPRERDTLLKSELKALEKELVFDIDMDDYDAFRTCCSGAQVCSKCWKFISLAMKIMNTALTEDFGYKDFIWVFSGRRGAHCWVSDKRARALTDLQRRNVLDYVNVVRDRNSDRRLALKRPYHPHLARSLEQLKPFFISIMLEEQNPWEDDQHAIQTLLPALHDKQLIDSLKKYWLDNPGRSSKEKWNDIDRLASSLFKGLKQDSHISRLRECKEDLVLMTLYPKLDVEVTKQTIHLLKAPFCIHPATGNVCVPIDESFTPEKAPKLIELQIEMEKKNDVSLTSLQPFIDQFQTYVSSLLKNELGSIKREREDDDESASLDF; from the coding sequence ATGACCGACTCGATCAAGGCCAATGGGCCAAGCTCTTCAGACATGGAGTACTACTATAAATCACTCTATCCGTTCAAACACATTTTTAACTGGCTGAATCATTCGCCCAAGCCTTCTAGGGATATGATTAACAGGGAGTTCGCTATGGCCTTCAGGTCTGGTGCTTACAAGAGGTATAACTCCTTTAACTCTGTGCAAGAGTTCAAAGCGCAGATAGAAAGAGCCAACCCAGATAGGTTCGAAATTGGTGCCATATATAACAAACCGCCAAGGGAACGTGATACTCTCCTGAAAAGTGAACTGAAAGCTTTAGAAAAGGAGCTGGtatttgatattgatatgGATGATTACGATGCTTTCAGGACATGTTGCTCCGGGGCCCAAGTCTGTTCTAAGTGTTGGAAATTTATATCTTTAGCCATGAAAATTATGAACACGGCTCTGACAGAAGATTTTGGCTATAAGGACTTTATTTGGGTGTTTTCAGGTAGACGTGGTGCTCATTGTTGGGTAAGTGACAAACGGGCCCGGGCTTTGACGGACCTACAACGAAGGAATGTTTTGGATTATGTTAACGTTGTTAGAGATAGAAATTCCGATAGAAGACTGGCTTTGAAGAGGCCTTACCACCCTCATCTGGCACGTTCATTGGAGCAATTGAAACCGTTCTTTATCAGCATAATGCTTGAGGAGCAAAATCCCTGGGAAGATGACCAACATGCAATACAAACTTTACTGCCTGCTTTACATGACAAACAATTGATTGATTCattaaagaaatattggTTGGACAATCCTGGGAGATCGAGCAAAGAAAAGTGGAACGATATAGATCGATTAGCTTCGTCGCTTTTCAAAGGTCTCAAGCAAGACTCTCACATAAGCAGGTTACGTGAATGTAAAGAAGATCTCGTATTAATGACACTTTATCCTAAGCTGGACGTGGAAGTTACAAAGCAAACAATTCATTTGTTGAAGGCCCCGTTTTGTATTCATCCTGCTACTGGGAATGTATGTGTGCCCATTGATGAATCATTTACTCCGGAGAAAGCACCAAAACTAATCGAACTACAAATAGAaatggagaaaaaaaacgaCGTTTCATTAACGTCTTTGCAACCTTTTATTGATCAATTTCAAACATATGTGAGTTCTCTTCTCAAGAATGAACTGGGTTCAATTAAGAGGGAACGtgaagatgacgatgaaTCGGCTTCTTTGGATTTCTGA
- the MSL1 gene encoding U2 snRNP complex subunit MSL1 (similar to Saccharomyces cerevisiae MSL1 (YIR009W); ancestral locus Anc_7.165): MVEPVRKKQKIDRGTHHIGTEPVTEAKNTLYISQLNEKINMQRLRVNLFLLFATFGEVLKISMNFKKQRGQAFITMRTIDQASLAQISLNGELFFGKPLKVEFSKSETKTL; encoded by the coding sequence ATGGTCGAACCAGTAAGGAAAAAGCAGAAGATCGATCGCGGTACTCATCATATTGGGACTGAACCAGTGACAGAAGCCAAAAATACACTGTATATTAGCCAGctaaatgaaaagattaacaTGCAACGACTGCGAGTAAACCTGTTTCTGCTATTTGCTACATTCGGAGAGGTATTAAAGATTAGCatgaatttcaagaaacagCGGGGCCAAGCATTCATCACCATGAGAACCATCGATCAAGCAAGTTTGGCCCAAATTTCATTGAACGGCGAACTATTCTTTGGAAAGCCTTTAAAAGTTGAATTTAGTAAGAGTGAAACAAAAACGCTATGA
- the DSN1 gene encoding MIND complex subunit DSN1 (similar to Saccharomyces cerevisiae DSN1 (YIR010W); ancestral locus Anc_7.175), translated as MSLEPTQTVSGTPPMLHQRTHKQVYPLRMETIPILQSDSKATLENNVPTKQDEEESEYFENKQSVSNVSPDLKFKRHKNKHVQGFPTLGERLDNLQDIKKAKRVENFNSSMPVGDDNHVGDASANVNASAMPAPYMPYYYYYHPMNAPTPAMMPYPGSPMHSMMPNSSLQPFYSQPTAGGGPDMTSPQNISSSQQLLPAPQLFPYGSFHHQPQQQPYYIQRTRERKKSIGSQRGRRLSMLASQGNGGNTIISPHKDIPEEDFYTVVGNASSFGKNLQIRQLFNWCLMRSLHKLELKAKDHEEESELEHQTKKSKLEPKKMDTDYVDPKRLAMVIIKEFVDDLKRDHIAIDWEDEEKYEDEDEQKALDNTENYDDTELRQLFQENNDDDDDDDEMDYSEMQRSSRKFNERRKTVLKDPKKLLPNSKNVENTKNLTLLTDKVNAIKNEVKEWAITLDTSRPDLEWQELTLLSPQPHEIISDTEESDIVIADMEEKLQTKVDELRYQSHMLNSHSSALNEITASKVNKLNRETIRKISNETDDVHSQVIDSQQLLKGLSLSFSRKLDL; from the coding sequence ATGAGTCTGGAACCGACGCAAACAGTGTCGGGCACGCCGCCGATGCTTCATCAGAGAACGCACAAACAAGTATACCCATTGCGGATGGAAACTATCCCAATATTACAATCAGACTCCAAAGCTACTCTAGAAAACAATGTGCCCACCAAacaagatgaagaggaaagcGAATATTTTGAGAACAAACAGTCTGTATCGAATGTCAGTCCcgatttgaaatttaaaAGACACAAGAATAAACATGTTCAGGGGTTCCCTACTCTGGGTGAAAGGCTGGATAACTTGCAAGATATCAAAAAGGCTAAGAGAGTAGAGAATTTCAATTCCTCTATGCCGGTTGGTGACGACAATCATGTCGGGGATGCGAGTGCAAATGTAAATGCAAGCGCGATGCCCGCTCCTTATATGccttattattattactaccACCCTATGAATGCACCCACTCCTGCAATGATGCCATATCCTGGATCACCAATGCACTCCATGATGCCCAATTCTTCATTACAGCCCTTTTATTCACAGCCCACCGCTGGAGGTGGTCCCGATATGACTTCTCCCCAGAATATATCTTCATCACAACAATTGCTGCCTGCACCGCAGTTATTTCCCTACGGATCATTCCATCATCAACCACAGCAACAACCATACTACATTCAACGAacaagagaaagaaaaaaatcgatAGGAAGTCAAAGAGGTAGAAGATTATCTATGCTAGCGTCTCAAGGGAATGGTGGAAACACTATTATATCCCCGCATAAGGATATTCCCGAGGAAGATTTTTACACAGTGGTTGGAAATGCGTCTTCTTTTGGtaaaaatttacaaataCGACAGCTTTTCAATTGGTGTTTAATGAGGTCTTTGCATAAGTTAGAGTTAAAGGCCAAGGACCATGAGGAGGAATCAGAACTGGAACATCAGACGAAAAAATCCAAGCTGGAACCGAAAAAGATGGACACCGACTATGTGGATCCCAAACGTCTGGCTATGGTCATTATAAAAGAGTTTGTCGATGACCTCAAAAGAGATCATATTGCTATAGATTGGGAGGATgaggaaaaatatgaagatgaagatgagcAAAAGGCACTGGATAATACTGAAAATTACGATGATACGGAACTGCGACAACtgtttcaagaaaacaacgatgacgatgacgatgacgatgagATGGACTATTCAGAGATGCAAAGGTCTAGTCGTAAATTCAATGAGAGGAGAAAGACGGTACTGAAGGATCCAAAGAAGTTACTGCCCAATAGTAAGAACGTagaaaataccaaaaacCTCACCCTTTTAACCGACAAAGTGAACGCaatcaaaaatgaagtaAAAGAATGGGCAATCACTTTAGATACTTCAAGACCGGATCTTGAATGGCAAGAACTAACATTATTGTCACCACAACCGCATGAAATAATATCGGATACAGAAGAATCAGATATTGTTATTGCGGATATGGAGGAGAAATTACAAACAAAGGTCGATGAGTTAAGGTATCAGTCGCATATGTTAAACTCACATTCATCAGCCTTAAACGAAATAACAGCTTCTAAGGTAAATAAATTGAACAGAGAGACAATAAGGAAGATTTCCAACGAAACGGATGATGTCCACTCACAAGTAATCGACTCTCAACAATTATTAAAAGGGTTAAGCTTGTCTTTCAGTAGAAAACTGGacttataa
- the STS1 gene encoding Sts1p (similar to Saccharomyces cerevisiae STS1 (YIR011C); ancestral locus Anc_7.179), which produces MMGFEWGFKPSSKVSQSTVGSQSTGNIVVSNSGVKQKRRYNSEEHQEQESSRTKSMMKYSGVSKRRPHPSSMIRGQPLPLQRGMELMSKDQLQQLLVDLMTKHPEIQQSVHTRVIGLDFSIQKCLDMLKQKSEAVYQSIPYNRSYESSKLDDYAFVRMKPQILEFLNCLVDLILDNIPPRLENLHASLKFLDICTELVIKLPRFELASNNYYYDKCIEQLSHVWCTLIEHIARDRIILLADNSSVWKTHMTRLQIYNEQSNGLLERPLQLFKSLDMGTSSAAVASTLSFQETIICHHDTMTANENNNNSGTANDSPFN; this is translated from the coding sequence ATGATGGGATTTGAATGGGGGTTTAAACCCAGCAGTAAAGTTTCTCAAAGTACAGTTGGTTCACAAAGTACAGGCAACATAGTAGTGTCAAATTCGGGAGTGAAACAGAAAAGGCGGTACAACAGCGAGGAGCACCAAGAACAAGAATCGTCTCGTACCAAGAGTATGATGAAATATAGTGGTGTTTCTAAGAGGAGGCCCCACCCAAGCTCGATGATCAGAGGCCAACCTTTGCCCTTGCAACGAGGCATGGAATTAATGAGCAAGGACCAACTACAGCAGTTGCTGGTGGACTTGATGACAAAGCATCCGGAAATACAACAAAGCGTACATACAAGGGTCATTGGGTTGGATTTCAGTATACAGAAGTGTCTTGACATGTTGAAACAGAAATCTGAAGCTGTTTATCAAAGCATACCTTATAATAGGTCTTATGAAAGTAGTAAATTGGATGACTATGCATTCGTGAGGATGAAACCTCAAATCTTAGAATTTCTGAACTGTTTGGTGGATTTGATACTGGATAATATTCCACCACGGCTGGAGAATTTACACGCGTCACTAAAATTCTTAGACATTTGCACGGAATTAGTCATCAAGTTACCTAGATTTGAATTAGCCAGTAACAACTACTACTATGATAAATGCATTGAACAGTTATCTCACGTATGGTGTACACTTATCGAACATATTGCGCGGGACAGAATAATTTTATTGGCAGATAACAGTTCCGTGTGGAAGACTCATATGACAAGACTACAAATATACAATGAACAATCAAATGGATTATTAGAACGTCCTCTCCAGCTGTTTAAATCCTTAGATATGGGTACCTCTTCAGCAGCAGTAGCATCAACACTATCATTTCAAGAAACTATCATTTGCCACCACGATACCATGACAGCAAAcgaaaacaataacaatagtGGTACCGCTAATGATTCGCCCTTCAACTAA
- the SQT1 gene encoding Sqt1p (similar to Saccharomyces cerevisiae SQT1 (YIR012W); ancestral locus Anc_7.180), producing the protein MEPQEEFITTEEVEQEIVPTLEVEQDVPMDIEEDSDDDVMANDDEEALEVDMSNNSLTYFDKHTDSVFSIGHHPKLPLVCTGGGDNLAHLWTSHSQPPKFAGTLTGYGESVISCSFTCEGSFLVTADMSGKVLVHMSQKGGAQWKLVSQMQEVEEIVWLKTHPTIARTFAFGATDGSVWCYQINEQNGSLEQLMSGFVHQQDCSMGEFINTDKGENTLELVTCSLDSTIVAWNCFTGQQLFKITQAEIKGLEAPWISLSLAPATLTKGNSGVVACGSNNGLLAVINCNSGGAILQLSTVIELKPEQDELDASIESISWSSKFSLMAIGLVCGEVLLYDTSTWRVRHKFVLEDSVTKLVFDNDDLFVSCINGKVYQFNARTGGEKFVCVGHNMGVLDFILLHPVASAGSEQKRKIITAGDEGVSLVFEVPN; encoded by the coding sequence ATGGAGCCCCAAGAAGAGTTTATTACTACCGAAGAAGTTGAACAAGAGATTGTGCCTACGCTGGAAGTCGAACAGGATGTTCCCATGGATATCGAAGAGGATAGTGACGATGATGTAATGGCAAACGACGATGAGGAAGCCTTGGAAGTCGATATGTCCAACAACTCGCTCACGTACTTCGATAAACACACCGATTCCGTGTTTTCCATTGGTCATCATCCAAAACTGCCGCTAGTATGCACCGGTGGGGGTGATAACTTGGCGCATCTATGGACATCGCATTCACAGCCACCAAAATTCGCCGGTACATTGACTGGTTATGGTGAATCGGTGATTTCGTGTTCATTTACCTGTGAGGGGAGCTTCCTAGTCACTGCCGATATGTCAGGGAAAGTTCTTGTGCACATGAGCCAAAAAGGTGGCGCTCAATGGAAGTTAGTGTCGCAGATGCAAGAAGTTGAAGAGATTGTTTGGCTAAAGACCCACCCCACTATAGCAAGAACATTTGCGTTTGGTGCCACAGACGGGTCTGTTTGGTGCTACCAAATTAACGAGCAAAACGGTTCTTTGGAGCAGTTGATGTCCGGGTTTGTACATCAGCAAGATTGCTCTATGGGTGAATTCATCAATACTGACAAGGGTGAAAACACGTTAGAGTTAGTCACATGTTCTCTGGATAGCACAATTGTGGCATGGAATTGCTTCACTGGTCAacaattattcaaaatcacACAGGCAGAAATCAAGGGACTGGAGGCTCCATGGATTTCCTTGTCACTGGCCCCGGCCACTTTAACCAAGGGTAACTCAGGTGTCGTAGCATGTGGGTCCAACAATGGTCTTCTAGCAGTAATCAATTGTAACAGTGGTGGTGCCATTTTACAATTATCTACAGTGATTGAACTAAAGCCAGAACAAGACGAACTAGATGCCTCTATTGAATCTATATCCTGGTCGTCCAAGTTCTCTCTTATGGCCATTGGCCTTGTCTGCGGTGAGGTGCTCTTATATGATACAAGTACATGGAGGGTAAGACACAAGTTTGTTCTTGAGGATTCTGTTACAAAACTAGTgtttgataatgatgatctATTTGTATCGTGTATTAATGGTAAGGTTTACCAATTTAATGCAAGAACTGGTGGAGAAAAGTTTGTTTGTGTCGGCCATAATATGGGGGTTCTtgattttatattattacaTCCTGTAGCCAGCGCCGGAAGtgaacaaaaaaggaaaataataacTGCAGGTGATGAAGGTGTGTCCTTGGTGTTTGAAGTACCAAACTGA
- the GAT4 gene encoding Gat4p (similar to Saccharomyces cerevisiae GAT4 (YIR013C)) — protein MSTKLPTVISNGIAFKKIPVQLLLNSGSTTRSIVPVNGSHSARPRTGVTKTCGQCGEIKTSLQWREGPNGAACLCNACGLFFRKLILRFGRAAAKRYMEQIKGTGTKRRIPKELTGTARF, from the coding sequence ATGTCTACCAAGCTTCCTACTGTGATTTCGAACGGAATAgcatttaaaaaaattcctgTACAACTACTGCTGAATAGTGGCTCAACAACACGAAGTATTGTACCTGTCAATGGGTCTCACTCGGCTCGACCAAGAACTGGTGTTACTAAAACATGTGGACAGTGTGGAGAGATCAAGACTTCTTTGCAATGGAGAGAAGGCCCTAATGGCGCTGCTTGTCTGTGTAATGCCTGTGGTTTGTTCTTCAGGAAGCTAATTTTGCGCTTCGGCAGAGCAGCGGCTAAGAGATACATGGAACAAATTAAGGGTACTGGTACCAAGAGGAGAATCCCAAAAGAACTTACTGGAACTGCCAGGTTCTGA
- the VLD1 gene encoding Vld1p (similar to Saccharomyces cerevisiae YIR014W; ancestral locus Anc_7.117): MLHLGSDNARQKLVIANMQKFVYCCLYLRFIKDGSLLLILMGWLISSLCDFIQELTLRYLKKNYLGVENNNDEGDDENLAIRGLETPIVRMIINKAIRYYQGLILLETAYCIVYHIRLDMTKDICSKPYGFVVMLLIREFTCPAPAGFPSKLLLVVLDLMILFCQIIIMNGSLSSSFQNVRLIVKELNAEEEGALNVLKFNTWHVDSSGPELIVHKNHDMPFSQQIDGDDATEFTPLLNSAAE; this comes from the coding sequence ATGCTACATTTGGGAAGCGATAATGCGCGACAAAAATTGGTCATTGCAAATATGCAGAAATTTGTCTATTGCTGCCTGTATTTGAGGTTTATCAAAGACGGATCACTACTTTTAATTCTCATGGGGTGGCTAATTTCATCGCTATGCGACTTCATCCAAGAGTTGACACTGAGGtacttaaaaaaaaattacttAGGAGtagaaaataacaatgatGAGGGAGATGATGAAAACCTTGCGATCAGGGGATTGGAAACACCCATTGTAAGaatgataataaataaagCGATACGATATTACCAAGGATTGATACTTCTGGAAACGGCGTACTGCATAGTGTACCACATCCGGTTGGACATGACAAAGGACATATGTTCCAAACCCTACGGATTCGTTGTGATGCTTTTAATAAGGGAGTTCACTTGTCCGGCACCCGCGGGGTTCCCCAGCAAGCTGCTTCTGGTAGTACTTGATCTGATGATACTTTTCTGTCAGATCATTATAATGAACGGCTCATTGAGCTCGAGCTTTCAAAACGTGAGGCTCATCGTCAAGGAGTTGAACGCAGAAGAAGAGGGGGCACTTAACGTTCTCAAATTCAATACCTGGCACGTGGATTCAAGCGGACCCGAGCTCATAGTTCACAAGAATCACGACATGCCCTTCTCTCAACAGATAGATGGGGATGACGCTACTGAGTTCACACCTTTACTGAATAGCGCCGCGgaataa
- the RPR2 gene encoding ribonuclease P protein subunit RPR2 (similar to Saccharomyces cerevisiae RPR2 (YIR015W); ancestral locus Anc_7.118) — MEKKIRQCTVPLCPPCHYWQKKDKHNMGKKAQGPRTKPEIDVNGTLLVPPPRTIANQDHFHRLNYLYQISAYQTRTTAKTTAKGHISLARNYIKTMDLVSKKTKTSLLPTIKRTICKKCHRLLWTPKKLEITHDGALSVTCACGTVKRYNIAADPNYKTYSEREDNLIVP, encoded by the coding sequence atggaaaaaaaaataagacaATGCACAGTTCCTCTCTGTCCTCCCTGCCATTACtggcaaaaaaaagacaaacaTAATATGGGCAAGAAAGCGCAAGGACCAAGGACCAAACCAGAAATCGACGTGAATGGTACCCTACTCGTACCGCCACCAAGGACGATTGCCAACCAAGACCATTTCCATAGATTAAACTACCTCTATCAAATATCTGCTTACCAAACAAGGACAACGGCGAAGACTACAGCGAAGGGGCATATTTCTTTGGCACGCAATTATATCAAAACAATGGACTTGGTCAGCAAGAAAACTAAAACATCTCTGCTTCCTACGATTAAGAGGACCATTTGTAAAAAATGCCACCGGCTATTATGGACCCCAAAGAAACTCGAAATCACTCACGACGGAGCCTTATCAGTAACGTGTGCGTGTGGTACCGTGAAACGCTACAATATCGCCGCTGACCCTAACTACAAGACCTACTCAGAACGGGAAGATAACCTGATAGTTCCTTAG